A region of Candidatus Desulfarcum epimagneticum DNA encodes the following proteins:
- the degT gene encoding Pleiotropic regulatory protein, whose amino-acid sequence MKVQYSYLQEQFKDYKVIFEKISDVIKTGDYTLGKAVWDFEEKFAALLGSKYAIGVNSGTDALFLSLKALGIGPGDEVITAVNTFIATAGAIAATGARPVYVDVTDEYVIDPNLIDKAITSQTKALLPVHYAGVAADMDKIMDIAHSHALPVVEDSCQAISAMFNGKCVGAFGVTGAFSLHPLKNLNVWGDSGMIITDSDKMNEKLRSLRNHGLRNRNEVDCFGYNTRLDSIQAVVGSHLIEDAQWITDTRIKWAQKLDAALSELADDVTVPKRRPNKRYVHHLYIIMAKQRDELLAHLIDHEIDAKIHYPIPLHLQRCSAHLGYKKGDFPVAEAQAKAIITLPSHQHLDEVQIDYMIETIKAFYG is encoded by the coding sequence ATGAAAGTTCAATACTCTTACCTCCAGGAACAATTTAAGGATTATAAAGTTATCTTTGAAAAGATCTCCGACGTCATAAAAACCGGTGATTATACCCTTGGGAAAGCGGTTTGGGACTTTGAAGAGAAGTTTGCCGCTCTGCTTGGAAGCAAATATGCCATAGGAGTTAATTCTGGAACTGACGCTCTGTTTCTTTCACTCAAGGCATTGGGAATCGGCCCCGGGGATGAAGTGATCACGGCGGTCAACACGTTTATCGCCACAGCCGGAGCCATCGCCGCCACAGGCGCTCGACCTGTGTATGTGGATGTTACAGATGAATATGTGATTGATCCGAATCTGATTGACAAAGCCATTACGTCCCAAACCAAAGCTCTTCTTCCGGTTCATTATGCCGGCGTCGCGGCGGATATGGATAAAATAATGGACATTGCCCATAGCCACGCTTTGCCGGTGGTTGAAGATTCCTGTCAGGCGATCAGCGCGATGTTCAATGGCAAATGCGTCGGCGCTTTCGGGGTGACCGGGGCCTTCAGTCTTCATCCACTTAAAAACCTGAATGTCTGGGGCGATTCAGGAATGATCATAACCGATAGTGACAAAATGAATGAAAAATTGAGGTCGTTGCGCAATCACGGTCTGCGCAACCGGAATGAGGTTGATTGTTTTGGATACAACACCCGCCTTGATTCTATCCAGGCGGTGGTGGGCAGCCATCTCATAGAGGATGCGCAATGGATCACAGACACGCGAATCAAGTGGGCTCAAAAACTCGACGCGGCATTATCTGAATTGGCGGATGATGTGACTGTGCCAAAACGTCGCCCCAACAAACGCTATGTCCATCATTTATATATTATAATGGCAAAACAAAGGGATGAGCTTCTGGCGCATTTGATTGATCATGAAATTGATGCGAAGATTCATTACCCCATTCCCTTGCATTTACAGCGTTGCTCCGCCCATCTTGGATACAAAAAGGGGGATTTTCCAGTGGCCGAAGCCCAGGCAAAAGCTATTATCACCCTGCCGTCGCATCAGCATCTCGATGAAGTTCAAATCGACTATATGATTGAGACCATTAAAGCATTTTATGGATAA
- a CDS encoding Bifunctional protein HldE has product MHNNKKIVSFEDLTAICDKLKADGKKKVVLCHGCFDLLHIGHIRYFKQAKQMGDILVVTLSPDCFVDKGPGRPKFTDNLRAEAISSLDSVDFVAINQWETAEETLRILQPHVYVKGSDFKNVEADSTGKLALEEKVCKEIGAELAFTRDIVFSSTNLINRFFSSFPEEVQSYLNVFRKRYSIDDVLNFIHRMSELKVFVIGDSILDEYRYCHSLGASSKDPLLAVQYDSHDMFAGGVLAVANHAGNFAKSVRLATVIGEKDSHESFIRDHLSSGVKPHFFIQENAPTLIKRRYVDGYSMTKLLEIYVMDDSGLSREKDLELCEFLKETIPDYDIVISADFGHGAISENVRETLIEHAPFLAVNTQANAGNKRMHTISSYKRADYASIAEPELRLDARNLKTDIRPLTIDACRRLGCKQFVVTCGKRGSCVATLDGSFVLIPAFASKVVDRVGSGDAFFAISALAAYLNASPEMTGFIGNLVGSLAVEIIGNQKSVQKDSLEKYITSILK; this is encoded by the coding sequence ATGCATAATAATAAAAAAATAGTGTCTTTTGAGGATTTAACCGCAATATGCGACAAGCTGAAAGCCGATGGTAAAAAAAAAGTAGTGTTATGCCACGGTTGTTTCGATCTTTTGCATATCGGGCATATCCGTTACTTTAAGCAGGCAAAACAGATGGGAGACATTCTTGTGGTCACTCTTTCTCCTGATTGTTTTGTGGATAAAGGCCCGGGCAGACCTAAGTTTACAGACAACCTTCGCGCGGAAGCGATCTCCTCCCTTGACAGCGTTGATTTTGTCGCCATAAATCAATGGGAAACCGCAGAAGAGACATTGCGCATTCTTCAGCCTCATGTTTATGTGAAGGGCTCAGACTTTAAAAATGTCGAGGCCGACAGCACAGGCAAGCTGGCTCTCGAAGAAAAGGTTTGCAAAGAGATAGGGGCTGAACTTGCTTTTACCAGGGACATTGTATTCAGCTCCACTAACCTGATAAACAGATTCTTTTCATCTTTTCCCGAGGAAGTTCAGTCATATCTCAATGTGTTCAGAAAACGATATTCAATTGACGATGTGCTGAATTTTATCCACCGAATGTCGGAACTGAAGGTCTTTGTCATAGGGGATTCCATACTCGATGAATACAGGTATTGCCATTCTCTCGGGGCATCTTCAAAAGATCCTCTCCTGGCGGTTCAATATGACTCTCATGATATGTTTGCCGGCGGGGTTCTTGCAGTGGCAAACCATGCGGGTAATTTTGCGAAATCAGTGCGATTGGCCACTGTCATAGGCGAAAAGGACAGTCATGAATCATTCATCAGAGATCATCTTTCTTCCGGGGTCAAACCTCATTTTTTCATACAGGAAAACGCTCCGACCCTTATTAAAAGAAGATATGTCGACGGGTATTCCATGACCAAGCTGCTTGAAATTTATGTAATGGATGATTCCGGCCTCTCCAGAGAAAAGGATTTGGAGTTGTGCGAATTTTTGAAAGAGACGATTCCTGACTATGACATTGTGATTTCCGCTGACTTTGGGCATGGAGCCATCAGTGAAAATGTCCGCGAAACTCTGATTGAGCATGCGCCCTTTCTCGCTGTAAACACACAGGCTAACGCCGGAAATAAAAGAATGCACACTATAAGCAGTTATAAACGAGCCGATTATGCGAGTATCGCAGAGCCGGAATTAAGACTGGATGCCCGCAATTTAAAAACGGACATTCGCCCTCTGACGATTGATGCCTGTCGCAGGTTGGGGTGCAAACAATTTGTTGTGACATGTGGCAAACGGGGATCATGTGTGGCGACCCTTGATGGCTCTTTTGTTTTAATTCCGGCTTTTGCAAGTAAAGTGGTGGATCGCGTCGGTTCAGGAGACGCTTTTTTTGCCATCAGCGCTCTGGCGGCTTATTTAAATGCTTCTCCTGAAATGACTGGTTTTATTGGAAATCTTGTGGGCTCTCTTGCAGTGGAAATAATTGGAAACCAGAAGTCAGTTCAAAAAGACAGTCTCGAAAAATATATAACCTCCATCTTAAAATAA
- a CDS encoding conserved hypothetical protein (Evidence 4 : Unknown function but conserved in other organisms) produces the protein MPFNLGKRLIIGIDFDNTLIRYDSLFYKLAAQKEFISGEFPKDKTAIRDFVRALPDGETKWQRLQALAYGPEIEDAFLPEGLVDFFGFCKEKGIKIYIVSHKTKFASQSISRDNLRKCALGWMERRGFFDSDGFGISRNNVFFESTREKKIMRIVQLKCGHFIDDLEEIFLEPKFPGNTGKILYAPQGTIISAPGLVILKSWNAIKDYFSSE, from the coding sequence GTGCCTTTTAATTTAGGAAAGCGTTTAATCATTGGCATTGATTTTGACAATACACTCATCAGGTACGACTCGCTTTTTTATAAACTGGCTGCCCAAAAAGAATTTATTTCAGGAGAATTTCCAAAAGATAAAACCGCGATCAGAGATTTTGTCCGCGCCCTGCCTGATGGAGAGACTAAATGGCAACGGTTGCAGGCTTTGGCATATGGGCCTGAGATAGAAGACGCATTTTTGCCGGAGGGACTTGTCGACTTCTTTGGTTTCTGCAAAGAAAAAGGAATTAAGATTTATATAGTCAGCCACAAAACAAAATTTGCCAGTCAGTCAATTTCAAGAGATAATTTGCGAAAATGCGCTCTTGGTTGGATGGAGAGACGTGGTTTTTTTGACTCGGACGGTTTCGGAATCTCCAGAAACAATGTTTTTTTTGAATCAACGAGAGAAAAAAAAATTATGCGGATTGTTCAATTAAAATGCGGGCATTTTATTGATGATCTCGAAGAAATATTTCTCGAACCCAAATTTCCCGGAAACACAGGAAAAATTCTTTACGCGCCCCAAGGAACGATCATATCTGCTCCGGGTCTTGTTATTCTTAAATCCTGGAACGCTATAAAAGATTACTTTTCAAGTGAATAA
- a CDS encoding conserved hypothetical protein (Evidence 4 : Unknown function but conserved in other organisms) — MFKEFDTSELDIIPLSKRKHNLDLSIIKSLEVKKNVDPKFFSVAQNIQESKKRGASVVLMMGAHVLRSGVQRYLIDLMENGYISCLAVNGACIIHDFEFALIGKTTESVEKYITQGRFGLWEEVGRINDIISFGAANKMGAGEAIGKTIAENPFPHREISVFAAAYKLKIPITVHVGIGYDIVYEHPNCDGAAWGQTSYTDFLRFAHVLSNLGGGVVMNFGSAVMGPEVYLKALAMARNVKKRDGQKISNFTTLVCDLKPLPENCHLEPSKESPDYYFRPWKTMLARTISDGGRSYYAQASHAESIPGIWNALNT, encoded by the coding sequence ATGTTTAAAGAATTCGACACTTCCGAGCTTGATATCATTCCTCTTTCCAAACGAAAACACAATCTTGATTTGTCCATCATCAAATCGCTGGAAGTGAAGAAAAACGTTGATCCAAAATTTTTCAGTGTGGCGCAAAACATTCAGGAGTCAAAAAAAAGAGGGGCCTCTGTTGTTCTGATGATGGGCGCTCATGTGCTCCGTTCCGGTGTTCAGAGATATTTAATCGATCTTATGGAAAATGGATATATTTCATGTCTGGCTGTAAATGGAGCCTGTATCATACACGATTTTGAATTTGCGTTAATCGGTAAAACAACCGAAAGCGTTGAAAAGTATATCACCCAGGGCCGGTTCGGATTATGGGAAGAAGTGGGGCGCATTAATGATATCATCAGTTTCGGAGCGGCTAACAAAATGGGAGCCGGCGAAGCCATAGGAAAAACGATTGCGGAGAATCCTTTTCCGCATCGGGAGATAAGCGTCTTCGCCGCCGCGTATAAACTTAAGATTCCGATCACTGTTCATGTCGGTATCGGCTATGATATTGTTTATGAACATCCCAATTGCGACGGAGCCGCCTGGGGGCAGACCAGTTACACGGATTTTTTAAGGTTCGCTCATGTGCTGAGCAATCTGGGTGGCGGGGTTGTCATGAATTTCGGTAGCGCGGTCATGGGGCCGGAAGTATATCTAAAGGCTCTTGCCATGGCGCGCAATGTAAAAAAGCGGGATGGACAAAAAATCTCCAATTTCACCACACTGGTTTGCGATCTTAAACCTTTGCCTGAAAATTGCCATTTAGAGCCTTCAAAAGAATCGCCTGACTATTATTTTCGTCCATGGAAAACAATGCTGGCGAGAACGATTTCAGACGGAGGAAGAAGTTATTATGCGCAAGCCAGTCATGCTGAATCCATTCCAGGCATATGGAACGCTTTAAACACATAG
- a CDS encoding putative transketolase N-terminal section (Evidence 3 : Putative function from multiple computational evidences), producing MESFLIADNESKNMVKLDSRSLELRKTIIKIMEVAGRGHPGAAMSLVEILRTLYDDILRYDPKNPYWKNRDRCILSKGHGCLALYPILAEKGFFPVEELWKFCKSDGILGGHPEYGKIPGVEASTGSLGHGLSIGLGFALNARIDKESHKIFVILGDGESNEGSIWEAALCAGKHGLSNLAVIVDYNKRQSYGETAEVQPLEPLTEKWKAFGFGVSEVDGHDVDALRNVFSGLPIQSNKPSVVICHTVKGKGFDFMENNCQWHHKSKLTKNELANLYKQLEEIHNA from the coding sequence ATGGAAAGTTTCCTTATAGCAGATAACGAAAGTAAAAATATGGTAAAATTAGATTCCAGATCCCTTGAGTTGCGAAAAACCATTATTAAGATAATGGAAGTGGCGGGAAGAGGTCATCCCGGGGCCGCGATGTCTTTAGTGGAGATTTTGCGAACCCTTTATGATGACATTCTTCGTTATGATCCGAAAAATCCATATTGGAAAAATAGAGATCGTTGTATTCTCAGCAAAGGACATGGTTGCCTGGCTCTTTATCCTATTTTGGCTGAAAAAGGATTTTTTCCTGTGGAAGAACTCTGGAAATTTTGTAAAAGCGACGGCATATTGGGAGGACATCCTGAGTATGGCAAGATTCCCGGAGTCGAAGCCTCAACCGGCAGTCTGGGACATGGTTTGTCTATTGGGCTGGGGTTTGCTTTGAACGCCCGTATTGATAAAGAATCCCACAAAATATTTGTGATTTTAGGCGACGGGGAATCAAATGAGGGCTCAATATGGGAAGCGGCTTTGTGCGCCGGCAAACATGGACTAAGCAATCTTGCGGTGATTGTTGATTACAATAAAAGACAATCATATGGAGAGACAGCTGAAGTGCAGCCCCTGGAGCCTTTAACTGAGAAATGGAAAGCTTTCGGGTTTGGAGTGTCAGAGGTTGACGGGCATGATGTTGACGCATTGAGAAACGTTTTTTCAGGTTTGCCAATTCAATCCAATAAACCAAGTGTGGTAATATGCCACACGGTCAAGGGGAAAGGATTTGATTTTATGGAGAATAACTGCCAATGGCACCATAAAAGCAAACTGACTAAAAATGAACTTGCAAATCTTTATAAACAGCTTGAGGAAATTCATAATGCGTAA
- a CDS encoding Transketolase, protein MRKTCLEMVYKLAKEDPRIVFIGSDLGFGALSEFKTEMPDRFFMEGVYEANLAGMAAGLALEGKIVYFNTIATFITRRCFEQVALDLCLHNVNVRLIGNGGGMVYAPLGPTHEAIEDIAIMRAIPNMTIVAPADADEMRRVMPLTVDHAGPLYIRLGKGYDPIVTTDEIPFEIGRGLPVRHGKDALIVTTGITLKLSLAAAENLKTKGIDVGILHLPTVKPLDTDRLLEMAAPVKAIVSVEEHTIIGGLGSAVAEILFEANFNETKKFKRIGIPDVFPDGYGSQNSLMERYGITSDAIISTIKNFF, encoded by the coding sequence ATGCGTAAAACTTGCCTTGAAATGGTTTATAAACTTGCCAAAGAAGACCCTCGAATTGTTTTTATCGGTTCTGATCTCGGTTTCGGCGCTCTTTCTGAATTTAAAACCGAAATGCCTGACAGGTTTTTTATGGAAGGTGTTTATGAAGCCAATCTGGCCGGCATGGCCGCAGGCTTGGCTTTGGAAGGCAAAATCGTATATTTTAACACCATAGCCACTTTTATTACAAGACGATGTTTTGAACAGGTTGCGCTTGATTTATGTCTGCACAATGTCAATGTTCGTCTCATAGGGAATGGGGGAGGCATGGTATATGCGCCTCTCGGCCCCACACATGAAGCGATAGAAGATATCGCCATTATGCGGGCCATTCCAAACATGACAATCGTGGCGCCTGCGGATGCCGATGAAATGAGAAGGGTTATGCCGCTCACTGTTGATCATGCGGGTCCTTTATACATACGACTTGGAAAGGGCTATGATCCGATTGTGACCACTGATGAAATTCCTTTTGAAATAGGAAGGGGTTTGCCTGTCAGGCACGGTAAAGACGCGCTTATTGTGACCACGGGAATCACTTTAAAACTATCCCTGGCTGCCGCTGAAAATTTAAAAACAAAAGGAATTGACGTCGGCATACTTCATTTGCCCACCGTAAAACCTTTGGATACGGATAGGCTTTTAGAAATGGCGGCGCCTGTTAAGGCGATTGTCAGCGTGGAAGAGCATACCATTATCGGGGGACTGGGAAGCGCTGTCGCGGAAATTTTGTTCGAAGCAAATTTTAATGAAACCAAAAAATTCAAGCGTATCGGAATTCCGGATGTTTTTCCTGATGGGTATGGGAGCCAGAACAGCTTGATGGAGAGATATGGAATCACGTCGGACGCCATTATATCGACGATTAAGAATTTTTTCTAA
- a CDS encoding UDP-glucose 4-epimerase produces MTQLKTILVTGGAGYVGSALVPKLLKEGYAARVLDLYIYGDDVFDAVKNNPDLTEIRGDIRDKDVLQKAVSGCDAVIHLACISNDPSYELNPDLGKSINYDAFLSLVDISKASGIKRFIYASSSSVYGIKDEPEVTEDLSLEPLTDYSKYKALCEEYLRDAATDDFVVTTIRPSTVCGYSPRLRLDLTVNILTNHAINNGKITVFGGDQKRPNLHIEDMTDVYLFLLAQSSGKIHKKIYNVGYENYKVKEIAQMVKATLGGDIPVKTTPSDDIRSYHVSSKKIKEELGFESKHSVEDAIQDLAEAFRAGKVKNPMEDIRYYNIRTMQAIDLV; encoded by the coding sequence ATGACCCAGTTAAAAACTATATTGGTAACCGGCGGAGCGGGATATGTGGGTTCTGCGCTGGTTCCCAAACTTTTGAAAGAAGGATATGCGGCGCGGGTTCTGGATTTATATATTTACGGCGACGATGTCTTTGACGCTGTAAAAAACAATCCTGATTTAACGGAAATCAGAGGCGATATAAGGGATAAAGATGTTCTCCAAAAGGCGGTTTCCGGATGCGACGCGGTGATTCATCTTGCCTGCATTTCAAATGATCCGAGTTACGAGCTTAATCCGGATTTGGGAAAATCAATCAATTATGACGCATTTTTATCTCTGGTTGATATTTCAAAGGCGTCTGGAATTAAACGGTTTATTTATGCTTCCAGCTCAAGCGTTTATGGAATAAAAGATGAGCCTGAAGTGACCGAGGATCTTTCCCTTGAGCCGTTGACGGATTATTCAAAATACAAGGCGCTGTGCGAAGAATATCTTCGGGACGCGGCGACAGACGATTTTGTGGTCACGACCATTCGCCCTTCAACGGTTTGCGGTTACTCGCCTCGTTTGCGCCTTGATTTGACGGTGAATATCCTGACGAATCACGCCATCAATAATGGAAAAATCACCGTTTTCGGTGGCGATCAGAAGCGTCCCAATTTGCACATCGAAGATATGACCGATGTGTATCTTTTTCTTTTAGCCCAGTCGTCGGGAAAAATTCATAAGAAAATTTATAATGTGGGATATGAGAATTATAAAGTCAAAGAGATTGCCCAAATGGTTAAAGCCACTCTCGGCGGCGATATCCCTGTTAAGACCACACCCTCCGATGATATTCGATCTTACCATGTCTCTTCAAAGAAGATCAAAGAAGAACTCGGTTTTGAATCGAAGCATTCTGTGGAAGATGCCATACAGGATTTGGCGGAGGCTTTTCGCGCCGGGAAAGTCAAAAATCCCATGGAGGATATCAGGTATTATAATATTCGGACGATGCAGGCGATAGATCTCGTATAA
- the degT gene encoding Pleiotropic regulatory protein, translating to MEVQYLELCKQFNDDELWSKIKDVFSTCQFIMGPEVEAFETSFARLCGVPYALGVNSGTDALFLALKALGIGDGDEVITAPNSFIATTGAIVASGARPVFVDVGQDYNMDVNLIEPAITSRTKAIIPVHLTGYPADMPAIMDIAKKRGLYVVEDAAQAVSASIQGKPVGSFGDIGCFSLHPLKNLNACGDAGALTTKSEEIYHKLKMLRNHGLKNRDEIEFFGYNSRMDTVQAIVALHVMKSLPDVIQKRCGNAARYEKGLHELAPEVIISPREKNFSHVFHTYIIQVKRRDKLAIYLADKGVRTKVHYLLPIHLQKPCMDMGYKKGDFPVCEAQSKEIISLPIHQFLTDDQVEYVVSLLRRFYS from the coding sequence ATGGAAGTCCAATACCTGGAGCTTTGCAAGCAGTTCAATGATGATGAGCTGTGGAGCAAAATCAAAGACGTATTCTCAACCTGCCAATTTATTATGGGGCCTGAAGTTGAGGCGTTTGAGACTTCTTTTGCGAGACTTTGCGGAGTCCCATATGCTTTGGGGGTTAATTCGGGCACGGACGCCCTGTTTTTGGCTTTGAAAGCCCTGGGAATCGGCGACGGGGATGAAGTCATAACAGCGCCCAATAGTTTTATCGCCACAACCGGGGCTATCGTGGCGTCAGGCGCCAGACCTGTTTTTGTGGATGTGGGGCAGGATTATAATATGGATGTGAATCTGATCGAACCGGCGATCACCTCCCGAACAAAAGCCATTATCCCTGTTCATCTTACTGGCTATCCCGCAGACATGCCCGCGATCATGGATATCGCTAAAAAGAGAGGCCTGTATGTGGTGGAGGATGCGGCTCAAGCGGTTTCTGCTTCCATACAAGGTAAACCTGTGGGATCTTTTGGAGATATCGGATGCTTCAGCCTGCATCCATTGAAGAATCTGAATGCTTGCGGAGACGCAGGGGCGTTGACCACAAAATCTGAAGAGATTTATCACAAACTCAAAATGTTAAGGAATCATGGGCTAAAGAACAGGGATGAGATAGAATTTTTTGGGTATAACAGCAGAATGGACACTGTTCAGGCAATTGTGGCTCTGCATGTGATGAAATCTCTGCCGGATGTCATTCAGAAACGATGTGGAAATGCCGCGCGTTATGAGAAAGGATTGCATGAACTTGCGCCCGAAGTAATTATTTCTCCTCGCGAAAAGAATTTCTCTCATGTCTTTCATACCTATATTATACAGGTTAAACGGCGGGATAAACTTGCAATATATCTGGCAGATAAAGGGGTTAGAACAAAGGTGCATTATTTACTGCCTATTCATCTGCAAAAGCCGTGTATGGATATGGGATATAAAAAAGGCGATTTTCCGGTCTGTGAAGCGCAAAGCAAAGAAATAATTTCTCTGCCTATCCATCAGTTTCTCACTGATGACCAAGTTGAGTACGTTGTTTCATTATTACGGCGCTTTTATTCATGA
- a CDS encoding conserved hypothetical protein (Evidence 4 : Unknown function but conserved in other organisms): MAKDNKKMLITGVSGLLGSNLAYYFRDKYEILGLYNAHRVAIKGIYAQKSDLSKPRNIRKILSEFEPNIIIHCASLANVDECEIKKKKAKKINVEATKDLIDAILDKDVKIIYISSDSVYNGERGKNAEDDVDPQNYYGLSKHEGEKEALSHGKSLILRTNFFGRNIQKNKNSLAEWILKELKAGKTINGFKDAYFSAIYIMQFARIIDVAMKKDLMGVYNCGSRDSCSKLEFAKKIAEIFLMDQEKIIPISIDYFPLNAKRGKDLSMNVDKIQRALDMKMPSIDESIRAFYEDFAETL, encoded by the coding sequence ATGGCAAAAGATAATAAAAAAATGCTGATAACCGGTGTGAGCGGTTTGCTGGGTAGCAATCTGGCATACTATTTTAGAGATAAATATGAAATATTGGGATTATATAATGCGCATCGGGTGGCAATCAAAGGCATATACGCTCAAAAATCTGATCTTTCCAAACCGAGGAATATAAGAAAAATTCTCAGTGAGTTTGAGCCGAATATTATTATTCACTGCGCTTCTTTAGCCAATGTTGATGAGTGTGAAATTAAAAAGAAAAAAGCAAAGAAAATCAATGTGGAGGCGACAAAAGATTTAATTGACGCGATATTGGATAAAGATGTCAAGATTATATATATATCATCGGATTCCGTTTATAATGGAGAGAGAGGCAAGAACGCGGAAGATGATGTGGACCCCCAAAATTATTATGGCTTGTCAAAACATGAAGGTGAAAAAGAGGCTTTGAGTCATGGGAAATCTTTGATTTTAAGAACCAATTTTTTTGGTCGCAACATACAGAAAAACAAAAACAGCCTGGCGGAGTGGATATTAAAAGAGCTTAAAGCCGGGAAAACGATAAATGGTTTTAAAGACGCTTATTTTTCAGCGATTTATATAATGCAGTTTGCTCGAATTATTGATGTCGCCATGAAAAAAGATTTGATGGGGGTATATAATTGTGGAAGCCGTGATTCATGCTCAAAACTTGAGTTCGCAAAAAAAATCGCGGAAATTTTTTTGATGGATCAAGAAAAGATTATTCCGATATCAATTGATTATTTTCCTTTAAACGCAAAACGAGGGAAAGACCTTTCTATGAATGTGGATAAGATTCAAAGGGCGTTAGACATGAAAATGCCTTCAATTGATGAGTCCATCAGGGCATTTTATGAAGATTTTGCAGAAACACTTTGA
- a CDS encoding conserved hypothetical protein (Evidence 4 : Unknown function but conserved in other organisms): protein MLHDRVVSKKIIGGGSNSKVFKLTCRDGTVYAGKMYFRSPEDFRNRLETEFGGVTFLRRNGVRNIPVPVKSNNAMRCAVYEFIHGVKIPFRKIGKKEIDSAVGFLKKLKKVSRVKESETIGDASEACFSLKDILDNLEFRLERLIGVPKISTISKELHDFLRNSFIPSYREIVKWSVEFCKKRGMDEPINRCAQTLSPSDFGFHNALLDGEGELIFLDFEYFGWDDPAKMISDFLLHPGMSLNNDVKRYFADEVFFCFSEGVELIRDRTEAVYPLFGLKWCLILLNEFVQDDILRRNFAGKAYNLEEQQMIQLNKTKKMLKKVIEEHGKFPYSR from the coding sequence ATGCTTCATGACAGAGTTGTTTCTAAAAAAATAATAGGAGGCGGGAGTAACAGCAAAGTTTTTAAGCTTACCTGTCGAGATGGAACAGTATATGCGGGAAAAATGTATTTCAGAAGCCCCGAGGATTTCCGTAACCGTTTAGAAACGGAATTCGGGGGGGTGACGTTTTTGCGGAGGAATGGAGTAAGAAATATCCCTGTTCCTGTAAAGTCAAATAACGCTATGCGCTGCGCGGTTTATGAATTTATTCATGGGGTTAAGATTCCTTTTCGTAAAATTGGAAAAAAAGAAATTGACAGCGCTGTCGGTTTTTTAAAAAAACTGAAAAAGGTAAGCAGGGTAAAAGAAAGTGAAACCATAGGCGACGCATCGGAAGCATGTTTTTCCCTAAAGGATATTTTAGATAATCTTGAATTCAGGTTGGAGAGATTGATTGGCGTCCCTAAAATTTCCACGATAAGCAAAGAACTCCATGATTTTTTGAGGAATTCTTTTATTCCTTCTTATCGAGAGATAGTTAAATGGAGCGTGGAATTTTGTAAAAAAAGGGGAATGGATGAACCGATCAATCGATGTGCCCAGACTCTCAGCCCCTCCGACTTCGGGTTTCATAACGCTTTGCTGGACGGCGAAGGTGAATTGATTTTTCTTGATTTTGAATATTTTGGGTGGGATGATCCCGCAAAAATGATTTCCGACTTCTTGTTGCATCCGGGTATGAGCTTGAATAATGACGTAAAACGTTATTTTGCTGATGAAGTTTTTTTTTGCTTCAGCGAGGGCGTCGAATTAATACGGGATCGCACAGAGGCTGTTTATCCTCTGTTTGGTCTTAAATGGTGTTTAATTCTTTTAAATGAATTTGTGCAAGATGATATACTAAGGAGAAATTTCGCTGGAAAGGCATATAACCTTGAAGAGCAACAGATGATTCAGTTAAACAAAACCAAAAAAATGCTAAAAAAAGTTATTGAAGAGCATGGAAAGTTTCCTTATAGCAGATAA